Proteins from one Salmo salar chromosome ssa07, Ssal_v3.1, whole genome shotgun sequence genomic window:
- the LOC106609206 gene encoding synaptophysin-like protein 1 isoform X5: protein MHVYIDSDFGPMFDFGLTAAIAFLWLVCSSAWAKGLQNVKDATGTAGITSTLALCKESDVACEVTDFANMRTLNVSVVFGYLNLIVWAGNAWFVYKETRWHSQKYTAQQGAGARRGQQVPAAI from the exons gatTTTGGTCTGACAGCAGCGATTGCCTTCCTGTGGCTAGTGTGTTCCTCAGCATGGGCCAAGGGGCTGCAGAACGTGAAGGATGCCACCGGGACAGCGGGCATCACCTCCACACTGGCACTCTGCAAGGAGAGCGATGTGGCCTGCGAGGTCACTGACTTCGCCAACATGCGCACCCTCAATGTCTCTGTG GTGTTTGGGTACCTGAATCTTATCGTGTGGGCGGGCAACGCCTGGTTTGTGTACAAGGAGACCCGCTGGCATTCTCAGAAGTACACTGCCCAGCAGGGGGCTGGGGCCAGGCGTGGACAACAAGTCCCTGCTGCTATCTAA